Below is a window of Bacteroides sp. DNA.
CGCAAGCTGAAAAAGGTCGTTTATGATCCAGGTAAATAGAAAACCTGAATTCCAGAAAACAAGGGCAGAAAAAGCCAGCAGGGCGGCATACAGTAGGGCGACGCCGGCAATTAAGGTGATGATAAATCCCAGCACTGCGAGTAGGGTTAGTTCGGCTTGCATGAGGTGAATGGCATAGCCGAGAACCCCCAGTGCCAGGCACAGGTCAAACAGCATTAAGACGCGCCAATGGCGGAAGCTGATTAAAAATTGTTTATCCACAGGGCGTAGAAGGGTAAAGTCAAAGGTGCCCTGCCAAATTTCACCATCCATCCCTGCTACGGATTCCAGGCTTGGCCCGATAAAAAGCCCTCGAAGGGCAGCAAGCAGCAGGTAAACACCAAGCAAAGCCATTGCTGAGGGCAAGTCCCAACCCTTGATGCTATCCACCTGATTGAAAATTACCGTCAGGCTGAGCACACCTGTGACCAGATTCAGAATAGCATTTAGAAAGCGGATGAAAAAATTGGCTCGATATGCCAATTCCGCCTGGGTGGAGACTTTGAAAAATTCGAAGATCAATCGCAATCCTTGCATCCTTAACCTCCAACTGCCTCGTAATGACGGACACCCCGGATCCATACCAGCCGGTAAAGCAGATAAGCTGTAATGGTCCAGCCAAGCTGGATCAGAAGACCGCTGAAGATCTCGTTTTTATCGAGAAACCCTGTCAAAATTTCCACGGGAAAAGCGGACATATATCGAAAAGGTAAAATCTTTGCCAGGGACTGCATCCAATTTGGCAAAAGCCGAATCGGTGCCAGGTGCCCGCCGAGCAAGAAGATCATGGTGTCCTGTAATGCAAGCAGGGAATCAGCCCGTGTTGCCCAGAAAGCCAGCAATGCCAACCAATAGCCCCAGAAGAAGCGCAAAGCCCAGGCAAGCACAATTGAGGGGAGGAATAATAGGCTTTGTTGCCAGCTCAGGTTAAACTGCGGTCGGAATATCAGCGCAAGGACAGCGGTCACAGGGACAGAAAAGAGCATGAAGACGACCTTCCCTGCAATTTCTGAGGAAAGGGCATGGTAAAGCGGTGACATGGGTTGGATTAACCATCGGCTGATTTGTCCCATGCGGATGTTATCGCCAACCGTCCAGTTTGTGGTTGCGTAGGTCAGCTGGTTTACCAGCACAAGGACCAGGTAATAGCCCGCTAAAGTGTCTTGTGATAAACCAGTCAGGGAGCCTTCGCTTGCTGCGGCAGACCAGATCATCAGGTAAACCAGCAAGGGCAGCATCCACCCAAATGCCAGCAGGAAGAAAAAACCGCGGTGCTGAAGCCAGGATTGCCATGTGTTCTTAATCAGTTCCCAACCACCCTGGTGATTCATACTTTTCCCTCCTCGTAAATCTGGTCAATGACCGCTTCAATAGGCGGGTCTTCGACTGAAAGGTCGGCGACGGGCAGGTTAGAAAGAATTTCTGCGGTAACCTTCGGCACATCAGACCGGGAGACGCGCAATATATGATGACCATTTTCTGAAGGCAGGTATTCAACTGTGGAAAATTGGGTTAAAAACCCTTCCAGGTTTGAGGGTGGGGTGGTGAATTGCAGTTTGACCAGTTTGAAGGGGGCAAGCTTATCAGCAAGTTCTTGTAAGGCGCCGTCGAAGATGAGCCCGCCGTGGTGGATCAGCATCACCCTTTCGCATAAG
It encodes the following:
- a CDS encoding ABC-2 family transporter protein, producing MNHQGGWELIKNTWQSWLQHRGFFFLLAFGWMLPLLVYLMIWSAAASEGSLTGLSQDTLAGYYLVLVLVNQLTYATTNWTVGDNIRMGQISRWLIQPMSPLYHALSSEIAGKVVFMLFSVPVTAVLALIFRPQFNLSWQQSLLFLPSIVLAWALRFFWGYWLALLAFWATRADSLLALQDTMIFLLGGHLAPIRLLPNWMQSLAKILPFRYMSAFPVEILTGFLDKNEIFSGLLIQLGWTITAYLLYRLVWIRGVRHYEAVGG
- a CDS encoding ABC-2 family transporter protein, yielding MQGLRLIFEFFKVSTQAELAYRANFFIRFLNAILNLVTGVLSLTVIFNQVDSIKGWDLPSAMALLGVYLLLAALRGLFIGPSLESVAGMDGEIWQGTFDFTLLRPVDKQFLISFRHWRVLMLFDLCLALGVLGYAIHLMQAELTLLAVLGFIITLIAGVALLYAALLAFSALVFWNSGFLFTWIINDLFQLARYPVELYPGWLRLVLTWIIPVGLMTTIPAQALSGKLSWQWLILTLLFTIGALIGASWLFRQGLKKYTSASS